A region of Mycolicibacterium brumae DNA encodes the following proteins:
- the tyrS gene encoding tyrosine--tRNA ligase, whose product MTILDELSWRGLIAQSTDIDALAAEIARGPITVYAGFDPTAPSLHAGHLVPLLALRRFQRAGHRPIVMAGGATGLIGDPRDVGERTLHDGDVVAEWSERIRGQLERFVDFDDSPASAVVENNLNWTAQLSAIEFLRDLGKHFSVNVMLDRDTIRRRLEGDGISYTEFSYMLLQANDFVQLHRRHDCRLQVGGSDQWGNIIAGVRLVRQMCGESVHALTVPLVTASDGTKFGKSTGGGSLWLNPEMTSPYAWYQYFINTADADVVRYLRWFTFLTREELDELDEITRDRPQERAAQRRLARELTTLVHGEQATAQVELASQALFGRAELTDLDEPTLAAALTEAGGNEVAELASGAPDTIVDLLVSTGLCPSRGAAKRTVAEGGASVNNVRVSGDDWTPQPGDFLHGRWLVLRRGKRNVAGVRRVG is encoded by the coding sequence ATGACCATTCTCGACGAGTTGAGCTGGCGCGGACTGATCGCGCAGTCCACCGACATCGACGCGCTGGCCGCCGAGATCGCCCGCGGCCCGATCACCGTCTACGCGGGATTCGACCCGACCGCGCCCAGCCTGCACGCCGGACATCTGGTGCCGTTGCTGGCGCTGCGGCGGTTCCAGCGCGCCGGGCATCGGCCCATCGTGATGGCCGGCGGCGCCACCGGACTGATCGGCGACCCCCGGGATGTGGGGGAGCGCACCCTGCACGACGGGGACGTGGTCGCCGAGTGGTCCGAACGGATTCGCGGCCAGCTGGAGCGGTTCGTGGACTTTGACGACTCGCCGGCCTCGGCGGTCGTGGAGAACAACCTGAATTGGACCGCGCAACTGTCGGCGATCGAGTTCCTGCGCGACCTCGGCAAGCACTTCTCGGTGAACGTGATGCTCGACCGGGACACCATCCGCCGCCGCCTCGAGGGCGACGGCATCTCCTACACCGAATTCAGCTACATGCTGCTGCAGGCCAACGACTTCGTGCAGCTGCACCGACGGCACGACTGCCGACTGCAGGTCGGCGGCTCGGACCAGTGGGGGAACATCATCGCCGGCGTTCGGCTGGTCCGGCAGATGTGCGGGGAGTCGGTGCACGCCCTGACGGTGCCGCTGGTGACCGCCAGCGACGGGACCAAATTCGGCAAGTCCACCGGCGGCGGCAGCCTGTGGCTGAACCCGGAGATGACCAGCCCGTACGCCTGGTACCAGTACTTCATCAACACCGCCGACGCCGACGTCGTCCGCTACCTGCGCTGGTTCACCTTCCTCACCCGCGAGGAACTCGACGAGTTGGACGAGATCACCCGAGACCGCCCGCAGGAGCGGGCCGCGCAACGCCGACTGGCCCGCGAACTCACCACCCTGGTGCACGGCGAGCAGGCGACAGCACAGGTCGAGCTGGCCAGCCAGGCGCTGTTCGGCCGGGCCGAGCTCACCGACCTCGACGAGCCGACCCTGGCCGCCGCCCTGACCGAGGCCGGCGGCAACGAGGTGGCCGAACTGGCGTCCGGAGCGCCGGACACCATCGTCGATCTGCTGGTGTCCACCGGGCTGTGCCCCAGCCGCGGCGCGGCCAAGCGGACGGTCGCCGAAGGTGGGGCGTCGGTCAACAACGTGCGGGTCAGCGGCGACGATTGGACGCCCCAGCCCGGCGACTTCCTGCACGGCCGCTGGCTGGTGCTGCGCCGAGGCAAGCGCAATGTCGCCGGGGTCCGCCGGGTCGGCTGA
- a CDS encoding DNA-3-methyladenine glycosylase gives MTGLEVLRGDPVETARALLGARLIGRGVTAQVVEVEAYGGPADGPWPDPAAHSFPGPTARNAVMFGSAGRLYTYRSHGIHVCANVVCGPDGVAAAALLRAAIITAGTEAAQARRGPVATPALARGPGNLCAALGVTMDDNGLDLFDPAAPIRLELADRAAPVAAGPRVGVSKAADRPWRFWTPDVTEVSAYRRSPRAPSPGLGD, from the coding sequence ATGACCGGACTCGAGGTGCTGCGTGGCGATCCGGTCGAGACTGCCCGGGCGCTGCTCGGCGCCCGCCTGATCGGCCGCGGTGTGACGGCGCAGGTGGTGGAGGTGGAGGCCTATGGCGGCCCGGCTGACGGCCCCTGGCCGGACCCCGCGGCGCATTCGTTCCCCGGCCCGACGGCGCGCAACGCGGTGATGTTCGGGTCGGCGGGGCGGCTCTACACCTACCGCAGCCACGGCATCCACGTCTGCGCCAACGTCGTCTGCGGTCCGGATGGCGTCGCCGCCGCGGCGCTGCTGCGGGCCGCCATCATCACCGCCGGAACCGAAGCCGCGCAGGCCCGGCGGGGCCCGGTCGCGACCCCCGCGCTGGCCCGCGGCCCGGGAAACCTCTGCGCGGCGCTCGGCGTCACCATGGACGACAACGGCCTGGACCTGTTCGACCCGGCCGCGCCCATCCGGCTGGAGCTGGCCGATCGCGCGGCCCCCGTCGCGGCCGGCCCGCGGGTGGGCGTCAGCAAGGCCGCCGACCGTCCATGGCGGTTCTGGACTCCCGATGTGACGGAAGTCTCGGCCTATCGGCGCAGCCCGAGAGCCCCGTCGCCGGGCCTCGGGGACTGA
- a CDS encoding ABC transporter ATP-binding protein: protein MRRAPSSARAVSTGSPRSTSSPVIGVDCARCLTPAARGRMRAVVGTQINAGGSVTVLGEPAGSAALRHRVGYVTQNPAVYNDLKVIDNVRYFAALYGVPADHASETADAVGLGGQRDSYCGNLSGGQRSRVSLACALVGDPELLVLDEPTVGLDPVLRVELWERFTALSRRGVTLLVSSHVMDEADHCSDLLLLRDGQVLAHTTADRLRKDTQCESLEDAFLTVITRATAHAAG, encoded by the coding sequence ATCAGGCGGGCGCCGAGCAGCGCCCGGGCAGTCTCGACCGGATCGCCACGCAGCACCTCGAGTCCGGTCATCGGAGTCGATTGTGCCCGGTGCTTGACGCCGGCGGCGCGAGGGCGGATGCGCGCGGTCGTCGGCACCCAGATCAACGCCGGCGGCAGCGTCACCGTGCTCGGCGAACCCGCGGGCTCCGCGGCGCTGCGGCACCGGGTCGGCTACGTCACCCAGAACCCCGCCGTCTACAACGACCTCAAGGTCATCGACAACGTTCGCTACTTCGCCGCGCTGTACGGCGTGCCTGCCGACCACGCCTCCGAGACCGCCGATGCCGTCGGCCTGGGCGGCCAACGCGACAGCTACTGCGGCAACCTCTCCGGCGGCCAGCGCAGCCGGGTGTCGCTGGCGTGCGCACTGGTCGGCGACCCAGAACTGCTGGTCCTCGACGAACCCACCGTCGGCCTGGACCCGGTGCTGCGGGTGGAGCTGTGGGAGCGGTTCACCGCGCTGTCCCGCCGCGGGGTCACCCTGCTGGTCTCCAGCCACGTGATGGACGAGGCCGATCACTGCTCGGACCTGCTGCTGCTGCGCGACGGCCAAGTGCTGGCGCACACCACCGCCGACCGGCTACGAAAGGACACCCAATGCGAGTCGCTGGAGGACGCGTTCCTGACCGTCATCACCCGCGCCACCGCCCACGCCGCCGGCTGA
- a CDS encoding TetR family transcriptional regulator: MSVEARRPGRPAGGSDTRARILTTAREMFARNGANGTTIRGIAAEANVDPALVHHYFGSKAQLFAAAVDIPVDPQRIITALSAAPTEQLGHTVATVVLTMWDSELGPRLKAILRDALAGGSPGMIGAFLRDVVTQAVVPRIDDPAGTGIIRAEFAVTQVLGVLMARHILELQPFAGLPLEQVIETIAPNLQRYFTGEITTR; the protein is encoded by the coding sequence GTGAGCGTCGAAGCCCGCCGGCCCGGCCGGCCGGCCGGCGGCTCCGACACCCGCGCCCGGATCCTGACCACCGCGCGGGAGATGTTCGCCCGAAACGGCGCCAACGGAACGACCATCCGGGGCATCGCCGCGGAAGCGAACGTCGACCCGGCGCTGGTGCACCACTACTTCGGCTCCAAGGCGCAGTTGTTCGCCGCCGCCGTCGACATCCCGGTGGACCCCCAGCGGATCATCACCGCGCTGTCGGCCGCCCCGACCGAACAGCTGGGCCACACGGTCGCCACCGTGGTGCTGACCATGTGGGATTCGGAGCTGGGCCCGCGGCTCAAGGCCATCCTGCGTGACGCGCTGGCCGGTGGTTCACCGGGCATGATCGGCGCGTTCCTGCGCGATGTGGTGACCCAGGCCGTCGTGCCGCGCATCGATGATCCGGCCGGGACCGGGATCATCCGCGCGGAGTTCGCCGTCACCCAGGTCCTGGGTGTGCTGATGGCGCGGCACATCCTGGAATTGCAGCCGTTCGCCGGCCTGCCGTTGGAGCAGGTCATCGAGACCATCGCCCCGAACCTGCAGCGCTATTTCACCGGAGAGATCACGACGCGGTGA
- a CDS encoding Trm112 family protein: MDAELLEILVCPADRGPLLAAESDSGPVLYNPRLRRAYPVEDGIPVLLVDEARDVDDAEHARLTAS, from the coding sequence ATGGACGCCGAGCTCCTGGAGATCCTGGTCTGCCCGGCCGATCGCGGCCCGCTGCTCGCGGCGGAGTCCGATTCCGGGCCGGTGCTCTACAACCCGCGGCTGCGCCGTGCCTATCCCGTCGAGGACGGCATCCCGGTGCTGCTGGTCGATGAGGCCCGCGACGTCGACGACGCCGAGCACGCCCGGCTCACCGCGTCGTGA